A genomic stretch from Lathyrus oleraceus cultivar Zhongwan6 chromosome 2, CAAS_Psat_ZW6_1.0, whole genome shotgun sequence includes:
- the LOC127120823 gene encoding SUN domain-containing protein 5 — protein sequence MKNHPQHRSNIKCKYKFQGDYASKIFGLSFSFLFSIWCLISIFHSRLHLVHGSYKGGAMLELNESTCISQKLAKPMYSVAETISIEQVFWRALGNDSRLVCKLQSKPEEKKLQSSHASLDGEFHNISALGKEEKRNDSLVNITHRLESDGSVYNYASESKGAKVVAHNKEAKGAINILGKDHDKYLRNPCSVAGKFVVIELSEETLVDSVKIANFEHYSSNFKEFELAGSLIYPTESWIELGNFVATNVKHAQVFKLPKPNWVRYLKLSLLSHYGSEFYCTLSVVEIYGINAIERMLKDLIVTSVESIPHKLPTQNISDIIITPPLKSEADQIDRKGNEIEIKNDTVAAEISSVSDDTQKFDAEVTTNPMIGNLVPDPVMELRQQLNGRITGDTVLKILMQKVKSVEVNLSALEDYIKELNRRQGITIPDLEKQMFKLSESLEKSKTEINDHQHWNTNMEKGISEVKSWKDDLSSQLNDLARENSMLRLDVERVARDQENLEAKELVVLATSLAFVCLAVLKIISACLFSFFTINETRGWFTLILYCSLTICIILFYS from the exons ATGAAGAATCATCCTCAACATAGATCAAATATCAAATGCAAATACAAATTTCAAGGAGATTATGCTAGCAAAATTTTTGGCCTCTCTTTCTCCTTCCTATTTTCTATTTGGTGCCTCATTTCCATCTTCCATTCTAGGCTTCACCTTGTTCATGGTTCTTATAAAGGAGGAG CTATGTTAGAGTTGAATGAATCAACCTGCATTAGTCAGAAACTAGCAAAACCAATGTACTCGGTTGCGGAAACAATTAGTATAGAGCAAGTATTTTGGCGAGCTTTAGGTAATGATAGTAGATTAGTGTGCAAGTTACAATCTAAACCAGAGGAAAAGAAGCTTCAATCATCGCATGCTTCTCTCGACGGTGAATTCCATAACATATCAGCATTAGGAAAGGAAGAAAAGCGCAACGATTCGCTTGTTAACATAACACATCGTCTTGAATCGGATGGTTCTGTGTACAATTACGCGTCTGAGTCGAAAGGTGCAAAGGTAGTGGCACATAATAAAGAAGCTAAAGGTGCTATAAATATATTAGGAAAGGATCATGACAAGTATTTGAGAAACCCTTGTTCTGTTGCTGGAAAGTTTGTTGTTATTGAACTTTCTGAAGAGACTTTAGTTGATTCTGTCAAAATTGCAAACTTTGAGCATTATTCTTCTAATTTCAAGGAATTTGAATTGGCCGGTAGTTTGATTTATCCGACCGAATCGTGGATCGAGCTAGGGAACTTTGTTGCTACCAATGTTAAGCATGCACAGGTTTTTAAACTACCTAAGCCTAATTGGGTGAGGTATTTGAAGTTGAGCTTGCTTAGTCATTACGGATCGGAGTTTTACTGCACGCTTAGTGTCGTAGAAATTTACGGTATCAACGCTATAGAGCGAATGCTTAAGGATCTAATAGTTACTTCTGTGGAATCCATTCCTCACAAGTTGCCAACTCAAAATATCAGTGACATTATAATAACGCCGCCTTTGAAATCAGAAGCGGATCAAATTGACAGAAAAGGTAATGAGATCGAAATTAAGAACGATACCGTGGCTGCTGAGATATCGAGCGTTAGCGATGACACGCAAAAGTTTGACGCGGAAGTGACGACAAATCCAATGATTGGGAACTTGGTTCCTGATCCTGTGATGGAACTTAGGCAACAGTTAAATGGCAGGATAACTGGTGACACTGTTCTGAAGATTTTGATGCAAAAAGTGAAGTCTGTGGAGGTAAACTTATCGGCATTAGAGGATTACATCAAAGAATTGAATAGAAGACAAGGGATTACAATACCAGATCTTGAGAAACAGATGTTTAAATTATCAGAAAGCTTGGAAAAAAGCAAGACAGAAATCAATGATCACCAGCATTGGAACACAAATATG GAAAAAGGAATATCAGAAGTTAAGTCATGGAAAGATGATCTATCATCTCAACTTAATGATTTAGCTAGAGAAAACAGCATGTTAAG ATTAGATGTTGAAAGGGTTGCAAGGGATCAAGAAAATCTGGAAGCCAAAGAGCTTGTCGTGTTAGCGACGAGTCTTGCTTTCGTGTGCCTTGCAGTTTTGAAGATAATTTCAGCATGCCTGTTCTCATTTTTTACAATCAATGAAACCAGAGGATGGTTTACACTGATTCTATATTGCAGTTTAACAATATGCATAATTTTGTTCTATAGCTAG
- the LOC127123907 gene encoding cation/H(+) antiporter 15 — MEKNTTMLTPSNVSDTTLICYTPSMATTNGIWQGDNPLNYSIPLFILQLTLVVLATRFFVFILKPFNPPRVIAEILGGLFLGPSVLGRDETFADIVFPLKSAVVLETMANIGLIYFLFLIGLEMDMSIVKQTGRKAMSIAIAGMILPSIVGVGISVVLNDIDESVNEFSYVLYLSIVLSVTSFPVLARILTELKLINTELGKLALSTSLVNDVFAWVLLALAIALSEKNASTLASVWVVVSNVFFVSFCFLVVRPSVALLIKNTPEGKPFSKFQICVVLVGVMVSAFITDVIGTHSIFGAFVYGLVIPSGPLAAAIIEKLEDFVSGLLLPLFYAISGLKTNVMLTHGGRFWAFVFTIVPLACFGKIVGTLLISILFDIPTRDGIVLGFLMNTKGLIEMIVLNIGREQKVLGDEIFSIMIIVTLIMTAIISPIVTLIYKPRKILMPYRKRSIQSSRVDAELRVLVCIHSPRNVPTIINLLEATNPNKMSPICAYVLHLVELTGRASAMLFVHATRQTGGPALNKTQAQTEHIITAFRNFEEHVSYVMVQPLTAVSPYSTMHEDINNSAEEKRVATIIIPFHKQQTVDGDMLETNPALRMVNHNLLQSAPCSVAILVDRGLNGSSRLTSNKSSHQVAVLFFGGSDDRESLSYGWRMSRHPRVKLTVMHFIQRKDADDDQVDDQRSLISNKLDQECINDMKMIAANDESVNYIEKVVSNGEETITTIREMNNFNDLLIVGRSHGNSSALTEGLTDWSECPELGGIGDLLASSDFETTASVLVMHQYVGQGPDGEDVFAGERPWQSSENFNNMRQQHKGRYTDKIMGTNSQTSQFL; from the exons ATGGAGAAGAACACAACAATGTTAACACCTTCAAATGTTTCGGATACTACATTGATTTGTTATACACCATCCATGGCAACAACAAATGGTATATGGCAAGGAGATAACCCTTTGAATTATTCTATCCCTCTCTTCATTTTGCAATTAACCTTAGTTGTTCTTGCCACACGATTCTTCGTTTTCATCCTAAAACCGTTTAACCCTCCTCGTGTCATTGCTGAAATCTTG GGTGGATTGTTTTTGGGGCCATCCGTGCTCGGTAGAGACGAAACCTTTGCAGATATTGTATTTCCTCTAAAAAGTGCTGTGGTTTTAGAAACTATGGCGAATATAGGTTTGATATACTTTCTGTTTCTAATTGGCTTAGAGATGGATATGTCTATTGTGAAACAGACGGGAAGAAAGGCGATGTCGATTGCCATTGCTGGTATGATACTGCCCTCGATTGTTGGTGTTGGAATATCAGTTGTTTTGAATGATATAGATGAAAGTGTAAATGAATTTAGTTATGTTCTCTATCTTAGTATTGTTCTATCTGTTACTTCATTTCCCGTGCTCGCGCGAATACTTACCGAGCTTAAACTCATCAACACGGAGTTAGGAAAGCTTGCCCTTTCGACTTCCCTCGTCAACGATGTGTTTGCTTGGGTTTTACTAGCTCTAGCTATTGCTTTATCGGAGAAAAACGCATCAACATTGGCTTCTGTTTGGGTTGTTGTGTCCAATGTTTTCTTTGTTAGTTTCTGTTTCCTTGTTGTTAGGCCATCTGTGGCTTTGTTGATCAAGAACACTCCGGAAGGGAAACCGTTTAGCAAGTTCCAAATATGCGTTGTGCTTGTTGGCGTTATGGTTTCGGCTTTTATTACAGATGTTATTGGAACACATTCGATTTTCGGAGCTTTTGTTTATGGGTTAGTGATTCCAAGTGGTCCTCTTGCAGCTGCTATAATCGAAAAGCTTGAAGACTTTGTTTCAGGGCTTTTACTACCTCTTTTTTACGCTATTAGCGGACTTAAGACTAATGTTATGTTAACACACGGAGGTCGTTTTTGGGCATTTGTATTCACAATCGTTCCTCTCGCTTGTTTTGGAAAGATCGTCGGTACTCTTCTGATTTCAATCCTTTTTGACATACCAACTCGCGATGGCATTGTTCTTGGTTTTCTTATGAACACCAAAGGTCTTATTGAAATGATTGTGCTCAATATTGGGAGAGAACAAAAG GTCTTAGGTGATGAAATATTCTCGATTATGATTATTGTAACACTTATAATGACGGCGATAATTTCACCTATTGTGACATTAATCTATAAGCCGAGGAAAATACTCATGCCTTATCGAAAGAGGTCGATACAAAGTTCAAGAGTTGATGCAGAGTTAAGGGTTCTGGTGTGCATTCATTCTCCTAGAAATGTTCCTACAATAATAAATCTTTTAGAAGCTACAAACCCAAACAAAATGTCTCCAATATGTGCTTATGTGCTCCATTTAGTCGAACTCACCGGTCGAGCTTCCGCCATGCTTTTCGTCCATGCCACTAGACAAACAGGAGGTCCAGCACTCAACAAAACACAAGCACAGACCGAACACATCATCACCGCGTTTCGTAACTTCGAGGAGCATGTTAGTTACGTCATGGTCCAACCTTTAACCGCTGTTTCGCCTTACTCCACCATGCATGAAGACATAAACAATTCGGCCGAGGAAAAACGCGTAGCCACCATCATCATTCCTTTTCATAAACAACAAACAGTTGACGGAGACATGCTAGAAACAAATCCAGCATTGAGAATGGTGAACCATAATTTACTACAAAGTGCTCCTTGTTCGGTCGCAATTCTTGTTGACAGAGGCCTTAACGGATCCAGCCGGTTAACTTCAAATAAATCGTCTCATCAGGTGGCTGTGTTATTCTTCGGCGGATCGGATGATAGGGAATCATTATCCTATGGATGGAGAATGTCAAGGCATCCAAGAGTTAAGCTCACTGTGATGCATTTCATTCAAAGAAAAGACGCGGACGATGATCAAGTGGACGATCAAAGAAGTTTGATTTCAAACAAACTAGACCAAGAGTGTATAAATGATATGAAAATGATAGCGGCGAATGATGAATCAGTGAACTACATAGAAAAAGTCGTGAGTAACGGGGAGGAAACAATCACGACGATAAGAGAAATGAACAATTTCAACGATCTCTTGATAGTTGGGAGAAGTCATGGAAATTCTTCGGCATTAACTGAAGGTTTGACGGATTGGAGCGAATGTCCCGAGTTAGGAGGCATCGGAGATTTGCTAGCTTCTTCAGATTTTGAAACAACAGCTTCAGTGCTTGTTATGCATCAATATGTTGGACAAGGACCAGATGGAGAGGATGTTTTTGCAGGTGAAAGACCATGGCAATCAAGTGAGAATTTTAATAACATGAGACAACAACATAAGGGAAGATATACTGATAAAATAATGGGGACAAATTCTCAAACATCACAGTTTTTATAA